The segment CCTGGACCGAGAACACCATCTTCACCGGGCCGCGGATGAGCATCGCCAATCTGGTCGCCACCGAGAAGGGCTACACGCTCAAGGAACAGCGGATCTTCAGTCCGCAGTGGGACGAAGGCACCGACTATGCGCTGGACTTCGCCAACGCCACCCGCTTCTACGAGGGCGCGAGCTGGCATGCGGGCGGGCGCTATCTGAAGTACCAGACGACCACCACCGGCCTCAACTACGACATCTACCTGCTGGACACCCTCACCGGCGAGCGGCGCCAACTGACCAGCGACCTGGACTACAACGAATCCGGCGACGTCTCGCCGGACGGAAACTGGGTGTACTACAGCTCGGCGCGCGGCCTGGACCGCATGGATGTGTTCACCGCTCTGCAGCGGCCCTCGCTGCTCGACAGTGCGGCCTTCCCCCAGATCGGCAGGGTCAGCCTCTGGAACAACCGGCGCTCGATGAACGAGCCCTGGATGATGGACCTCTCTGCCGGTCAGCAACTGGGCGGCTACGCGGGCCAACCGATCGTCGTCGACCCCGACTGGACGATCCGCGGGTGGAGCTGGTTCCCCGACTCCACCCGTGCGGTGATCAACGAGCAGCAACGCCCCGACGGCGCCACCCCCGGAGCTCCGGACACCCCGTGGCGCATCAGCATCATCAGCTTCCCCTCCCGCACGCCGACGGCGGCGCTGGAACCCGTGCACCAGGATCCCGCCGCCATCGCCACGTGGTCGGTTCCGGTCAAGGACTACCACCCGATGATGGGGCGCCAAGTGGGGTCCCGGGAGCTCAAGGGCGCCTATTCGGGGACCGCGACGCTGCGCTACGGCGGCATCTTCGCGTGGGGCAAGTATTCGGTGACCTATGAGAACTACTCCGACGACGGTAAGACCTTCATCAACGGCACCGAGAAGGTCACTGTCTTCAACCCGATGGGCAACTCCGTGTGGCAAGCCGATCTGACCAGCACGGGTGAGCGCACCGGCTATCTGGCGGGCACCATCAAGGTCGGCAAGTCCAACGCGTTCTCCGGTGAGGTGACCTCCGAGATCAACGGCGTGACCTACAGCGGCGTGCCCACCCAGGCCGAACTCCCCGCCATTACCCAGCCTCAGCTCGCGATCTCGGTGGCCGGCGACAGCGTTCGCGTCACCGCGTCCGTGGCGGAGGACGGTCAGCCCCGGCCGGTGCGCGGCGCCACCGTGACCGTCGGCGGGGTGACGACGACCACCGACGAGAACGGCTACGCCCACGTCGCATTCGTCCCCGGCGACACCATCACCGCGGTCGGAGGAGGGTTCCGCTCGGCCAGTCAGCTCGTGTCGCCCCTCTAGGCGAGCGCGGCTCACCGGCGGCCGCCTCACCTGGTCGGGTGGACATCGCCACCGCCAGTTCGTAGCCTGTCCGAGACGTCGAAGCCGGGCCGGGATCGGTCCTTGACCGCGAAGGGCCGTGACTAGCCGTATGACCCGGGTGCGCCACACACTCCGGCGAATGACGGTCGGATCAGCGGCAACCCTGCTGGCACTGGCCGTGACGATGAGCGATGTCAACGCCGACCCGGCGGCTGACGCGCTGGCCGAACTCCGCGAGTTGTCCGCGCAGGCGGTGCAGAGTCGCGAGGCGGTCACCAGCGCCCAACGCCAGGTGGATGCCACCCTGGCCACCCAGATCGCGGCCGACAACCGTCACCGCGCCGACCTGGCCACCCTGGAAGCGGCGACCGCGCAGCTGGCGCCCTATCAGGACGCCGCGGATCGCGTCGCCGCCATGACCTATATGAACGGTGGTACCGGGCAGCTGGCGGCCGTGCTGACCGCCGGCTCACCGCAACAGTTGATCGACAAGATGGCACTGCACCGAGCGGTGGCCGCTCAGACCGCCGACCAGATGGCGGCGTTGAAACCGGCACGGGAGCGCGCGGCCGCCGCGGTCCAGGCCTCGGAGCGTTCCGCCGCCGGTGCACGGGCCGCGGCCGAACAGGCCGCCGCCGTGCGCGCCGAACTGCAGGCCAAGCTCAGCGAGATGTTGAAGCAGATCGCGGCCGCGGAGGCGCAGTATGCGGCGTTGACCCCGCAACAGCAGGCCGTGGTCGACAACGCCCCGCCGCCGCCGGCGGCCCCAGCTCCGGCCCCGACCGATCCGGCCATCGTCGCGATGCCCCCCGCACCGTCCCTCGCGGCCGCCGTCATGGATATCCCGGAGGCGGCGTTGCCCGTGGGCGTCGCCAACGAGGCGGGTCTGCAGCCCAATGCGATCCTGGCGGCCCGGGCCGTCAGTGCACAGTTCCCGCAGATCGGCGAGATCGGCGGCGTCCGGCCGGACTCGAAGCCCTGGCATCCGAGCGGCCTGGCGATCGACATCATGATCCCGAACTCCGGGAGCCCCGAGGGCATCGCGCTCGGTGATCAGATCATGGCGTTCGCGATGAACAACGCGGCCCGGTTCGGGCTCCAGGATGTGATCTGGCGCGGCACCTACTACACGCCGGCCGGTCCGCAGGCCTCGGGATACGGCCACTTCGACCATGTGCACATCACGGTGACGCCCCGCCGCTGATTCAGGGGTGCTTGTTCCATTGGCCGCAGTCCTGGGCCAGCACATCGTTGACGTCCACGCGGATGCCGCCGACAACCGGCCCCGGATTCGAGGCCGTGTCGATGACGCGTTGGTAGAGCACGGCGGCCGGATGGATCTGGCCCTTGGACCAGGACCGGGTCTGCCAGATCCAGGCCTTGCCGGGCGAGCTCGACCTGCCGATGACGCCGTCTTCGATGGCCCACTGGCAGGGGTTCACACCGGCGTAGATGCCGGTACGCATTTCGCCGATCACCGCGTTGATCCCGCGAAACCACGGCAGTGCCAGGTTGTTCCAGGTGCCGCGGTCGATATCGTCATCGACGCTGAAGAAGATCGGTGCGCTCTTTCCGCCACCTGCCGCGGTGTGCAATGCCCAGGCGGTCTTGGCGTCGGCGACGCCGCCGGCGTACCCGCGGGTGAAATCCGAAGGCGCTGTCCCCCCGGGCTTTCCGTACTGGTAGTTGCTCACGATGATCAACCCGGCCGCGGTCAACTGCTGGGCATAGGGCAGCGTGATGGGTTTGGCTCCGAACGACGAGCCCGGGCGTGAGGTGGACACGTAGTTGATCACCCCGGCATGCCCGGCCGCCCGGATGTCCTGGGCCGGAATCTGGCGCATCGCATAGTCGATCAGCGTGGGTGCCGCGGCCGCGGCGGTGGGCGCGTGGGCCAGCGATGCCGCGCCGAGACCGGCGGCTGCGGACACCGCTGCGGCATAGCGCAGGGCGTCACGGCGGGAGACCGCGCGCGAATCCGGCATGGCCGGATGTTAACAGAGTGATCGTTGTGAAGAATGTGACCTGGCCGGGGTGGTCGCGGCGAATTTACGCGTGCGACAGCCCGGTGCGAGCCTCAGCGACGGGACGCATTGGTGGTCACCGGCCTGCGGACAGCCGCGCCGACGAGGTGGCGGCGCAGGCGGCCGTCCGCGATCCGGAACAGGCGGGCCATGGCCACGGCGGTCCCGCGGACATCGTCGCGCGCGGTCAGGTAGGTCCACCGGTGCTCGGCCGGGAGAGCGAAGAACGTCTCGAAGAACGCAGGCACATCCGCGGGGGGCATCTGCAACAGCGCCTCCAAGCCGATCCGGCGGAAGCGGTGGATCGCGCGCGCCGAGCGCGACCAGACGATGTCGCGCGCCGCAGCCAGCGCGGCATCCGGGCCGGCCGGCAGCCCGGTGGCGAGCGCCGTGGCCACCCGTGGGGCCAGCCTCAGCGACGCGGCGACACTGAATCCGGTCGCCGGGTGGATCAGCGGCGCGGCCGCGCCGAATCCGAGTGCGCCCGCACCGCGGTACCGCGGCTGATCGAGCGGAAACGAAACCCTCTCGCTGCGTGCGCCTTCCGGTACGGGCACGCCGTGCCGGGCCAGCCGGGCATGCAACCGGCTGCGCAGCGCCGACAACGGCAACCCCGGTCGGCGGGCCAGCGAGGTCTCCTCCACCAGCACCTGCCCGCCGCCCAGCGGCACGGCGTACAGGAAGGTCGGCCAACCGGTCTCGCCGTGGTCGGCACGCCAGTCCATGAACAGCGCCGTCCCGGGCTCGGTGAACGGCGCCGCCACCGCCTCGTCGACCACCAGACCGTACGCCGTCTGTTCGGCAGGCACCCGGCGCGCCCCGGCGGGATCGAGGGGTCGAGCCCGACCCCCCGCATCGACGACCACCGCGGCGCGCAGCTCGGATCCGTCGGCCAGGGCGACCACACCAGGGCGCGGCGAGCCGACCGCCCGCCCGGTGCTGATGTGCACCCCGGTGAGCCGGTCGGCGAGATGCCGGTGCAGGGCGGGCACATCGAGAACGGCGTACTCCCAACCCAAGCGGTGCTCGGTCAGCGCGATCACCCGGCCCGCCGCCCGTGCCGACACCACGGATTCCGGCAGGTCCGGCGGTAGTTCCTGACTCCACATCCCGTAGGTGGCCGTCCACGGCCGGTCGGGGGAGGGGTCCAGCAACCCGGTGTCCAGCCCCAGTCGCGCGCATTCCGCCGCCAACGCCATGCCTGCGGGTCCGCCGCCCACGACCAGGATGTCCATCGCGGGCAGCCGTGGTCCGAAGGTCACAGTCGAACCCTACGCACGCAGCGTTCGCGTGAACATAATGTGCGCAACCTGGCGGCGCGGCGTCCGGGCCTCGACGATGGAACCGAGCAATCGTCGAGGGAGAGGTCGTGAGCGTGGTCTCAGCGCAGGTCGCCGAACGCATCCGCAAACCACACTGGTCGTTGGCCCGGACGTGGTTGTTGCAGCCGGGCACCCCGGGCGGGGAGGCGGTGTTCGACACCGTGGTCGAGGGCAACGCCGATGTCGTGGTCCTCGACATCGAGGACGGATTGCCCGATGCGCAGAAGCCGGCGGGCCGCCGCGCTGTCGCGCAGTGGCTGTCCGGCACCGGGCGGGCGTGGGTTCGGATCAACGCCGTCGATACCCCGTTCTGGGCGGCTGATCTGGATGCCCTGGGCGGCGTCCCTGGCGTGGCCGGGGTGATGCTGGCCAAGACCGAGTCCGCCGCGGACATCGCCGCCACCGTGCAGCGGTTGCCGGCGGACACGCCGGTGGTGGCGTTGATCGAGTCCGCTCTCGGTATCGAGTCGGCGTTCGACATCGCGCGGGCCCCGGGATGTAGTCGTATCGCGTTCGGTGTCGGCGATTTCCGCCGCGACACCGGGATGAGCGATGACCCCGCGGTGCTGGCCTACCCCAGGGCCAGGCTGGTCATCGGCAGCCGGGCCGCGGGGCTGCCGGCACCGATCGACGGGCCCACGCTGCGCACCGCGGCCAACCGGCTGGCCCGGGAGACGGCGGTGGCCAAGGCCGCCGGGATGACGGGGCGGCTGTGCCTGGATCTCGCCCACGCCGAGACGATCAACCGGCTGCTCAGCCCGTCGCCGCTGGAGATCGACGAGGCGCGCGGCACGCTCGACCGGCTGGACGCACCCAACGGCCCCTATGACGGCAGCGTCGGGCCTACCCGGGCGCGCGCCGAAGCCGTGCTCGACCTCGCCTGCAAGCTCGGCCTCATCCCGCGCCGAGCCTGACCGGCTGCCCGAGCAAGAAGCCCTGACCGCACTGAATGCCCAGCGCCTGCAATGCGCGCATCTGCTCGGGGTTCTCGATCGCCTCGGCGATCGTGGCTGAGCCCAGCTCGCCCGCGAGTTGCACGATGGAGGTGGCCAGCGCCCGTTTGACGGGATCGTTCTCGATATCGGCGGTGAGCTCGCCGTCGATCTTGATCATGTCGGGTCGGAGCCGCAGGAGCTGGGTGAAACTGGCGAAACCGGCCCCGGCATCGTCGATGGCCAGGCGGATGCCTTTGTCCCGCAACGGTTTCAATCGGGCGGCGAAGTCCTCGGGAAACGGCTCGTGTTCGGTGATCTCCACCACGAGGCGATGCTCGGCGGATGTGAGGATCTCTTGCACCGTCGGGTCGAGAACGGTCAGCGGACTCAGATTGACCGCGACAAAACAATCGTTCGGGATGGTCCGCGCGTCGGAGAGGATCCGCCGAAGGGCCAACAGTTCCAGTGGATAGCTGCGGCCGAGCTGGCGTGCGGTGTCGAACCAACGGGCGGGGTTGGGCTCTGGCTGCGCCGGAAAACGGGACAGCCCCTCGAATCCGAGCGTCTCGCCGGTGGCCAGGTCGATGATCGGTTGGAAGACCGGTAGCAGCTCGGACGGCGTTGCCAGCACCGCGTCGAGCTGATCGTGCAAGTGATCCTGGCGCAGGGCCTCGGGCAGCAACACCGACGCCAGGAACCGCGCGGCCGTGTCGGCGTTCGGCGTGCGGGGGTCGCCGAGCAGGTCGTCGAGCAGCCGCGACAGCTCCGCGTGGGAGTCGATCAAGGCCGAGACGAACTCGCTGATCGAGGTGATGGCGAGAATGTCGGCGTCGTTGAACCGGTTGGCCTCGGTGGCCGTAACGGATAGGGCGCCGACCGCGGCGCCGTTGTGCATCAACGGGATCACCACCAGCGAGTGAATACCCAGCCGGTTGCCGATTTCGCGGACCTGGGGGGTCAGCGACATATCGGTCGAGGTT is part of the Mycobacterium adipatum genome and harbors:
- a CDS encoding coiled-coil domain-containing protein, with the protein product MTRVRHTLRRMTVGSAATLLALAVTMSDVNADPAADALAELRELSAQAVQSREAVTSAQRQVDATLATQIAADNRHRADLATLEAATAQLAPYQDAADRVAAMTYMNGGTGQLAAVLTAGSPQQLIDKMALHRAVAAQTADQMAALKPARERAAAAVQASERSAAGARAAAEQAAAVRAELQAKLSEMLKQIAAAEAQYAALTPQQQAVVDNAPPPPAAPAPAPTDPAIVAMPPAPSLAAAVMDIPEAALPVGVANEAGLQPNAILAARAVSAQFPQIGEIGGVRPDSKPWHPSGLAIDIMIPNSGSPEGIALGDQIMAFAMNNAARFGLQDVIWRGTYYTPAGPQASGYGHFDHVHITVTPRR
- a CDS encoding DUF1906 domain-containing protein, producing the protein MPDSRAVSRRDALRYAAAVSAAAGLGAASLAHAPTAAAAAPTLIDYAMRQIPAQDIRAAGHAGVINYVSTSRPGSSFGAKPITLPYAQQLTAAGLIIVSNYQYGKPGGTAPSDFTRGYAGGVADAKTAWALHTAAGGGKSAPIFFSVDDDIDRGTWNNLALPWFRGINAVIGEMRTGIYAGVNPCQWAIEDGVIGRSSSPGKAWIWQTRSWSKGQIHPAAVLYQRVIDTASNPGPVVGGIRVDVNDVLAQDCGQWNKHP
- a CDS encoding lycopene cyclase family protein; protein product: MTFGPRLPAMDILVVGGGPAGMALAAECARLGLDTGLLDPSPDRPWTATYGMWSQELPPDLPESVVSARAAGRVIALTEHRLGWEYAVLDVPALHRHLADRLTGVHISTGRAVGSPRPGVVALADGSELRAAVVVDAGGRARPLDPAGARRVPAEQTAYGLVVDEAVAAPFTEPGTALFMDWRADHGETGWPTFLYAVPLGGGQVLVEETSLARRPGLPLSALRSRLHARLARHGVPVPEGARSERVSFPLDQPRYRGAGALGFGAAAPLIHPATGFSVAASLRLAPRVATALATGLPAGPDAALAAARDIVWSRSARAIHRFRRIGLEALLQMPPADVPAFFETFFALPAEHRWTYLTARDDVRGTAVAMARLFRIADGRLRRHLVGAAVRRPVTTNASRR
- a CDS encoding HpcH/HpaI aldolase/citrate lyase family protein, with amino-acid sequence MSVVSAQVAERIRKPHWSLARTWLLQPGTPGGEAVFDTVVEGNADVVVLDIEDGLPDAQKPAGRRAVAQWLSGTGRAWVRINAVDTPFWAADLDALGGVPGVAGVMLAKTESAADIAATVQRLPADTPVVALIESALGIESAFDIARAPGCSRIAFGVGDFRRDTGMSDDPAVLAYPRARLVIGSRAAGLPAPIDGPTLRTAANRLARETAVAKAAGMTGRLCLDLAHAETINRLLSPSPLEIDEARGTLDRLDAPNGPYDGSVGPTRARAEAVLDLACKLGLIPRRA
- a CDS encoding EAL domain-containing protein, encoding MHKLATVLADSLDPVSLMSRIAEQTCLFTPKADGAAISIYTQDEKFVVVSAHGLVASLLGLVLPAEDTFQGRAIATGQPQVSHETSTDMSLTPQVREIGNRLGIHSLVVIPLMHNGAAVGALSVTATEANRFNDADILAITSISEFVSALIDSHAELSRLLDDLLGDPRTPNADTAARFLASVLLPEALRQDHLHDQLDAVLATPSELLPVFQPIIDLATGETLGFEGLSRFPAQPEPNPARWFDTARQLGRSYPLELLALRRILSDARTIPNDCFVAVNLSPLTVLDPTVQEILTSAEHRLVVEITEHEPFPEDFAARLKPLRDKGIRLAIDDAGAGFASFTQLLRLRPDMIKIDGELTADIENDPVKRALATSIVQLAGELGSATIAEAIENPEQMRALQALGIQCGQGFLLGQPVRLGAG